One Glycine max cultivar Williams 82 chromosome 4, Glycine_max_v4.0, whole genome shotgun sequence DNA segment encodes these proteins:
- the LOC100805957 gene encoding 60S ribosomal protein L13-1, protein MVKHNNVIPNGHFRKHWQNYVKTWFNQPARKTRRRLARQKKAVKIFPRPTAGPLRPIVHGQTLKYNMKVRAGRGFSLEELKAAGIPKKLAPTIGIAVDHRRKNRSLESLQANVQRLKTYKAKLVVFPRRAQKVKAGDSTPEELANATQVQGSFLPIVREKPTVELVKVTDDMKAFKAYYKLRLERTNKRHYGARLKKAAEAEKEDKK, encoded by the exons ATGGTTAAGCATAACAATGTTATCCCCAATGGACACTTCCGTAAGCACTGGCAGAACTATGTGAAGACCTGGTTCAATCAGCCAGCACGGAAGACAAGAAGACGGTTGg CTCGTCAGAAGAaagctgtgaagattttccccaGACCTACAGCTGGACCTCTTAGACCCATTGTACATGGTCAAACTTTGAAATACAACATGAAAGTGAGAGCTGGAAGGGGATTTTCCCTTGAAGAACTCAAG GCAGCAGGGATTCCCAAAAAGCTTGCACCAACAATTGGTATTGCTGTTGATCATCGCCGCAAGAACCGTTCTTTGGAAAGTCTGCAAGCTAATGTGCAGAGGCTGAAAACATACAAGGCCAAATTGGTTGTGTTCCCAAGACGGGCACAGAAGGTTAAG GCTGGTGATTCTACTCCCGAGGAGCTTGCAAATGCAACGCAAGTCCAGGGTTCTTTCTTGCCTATTGTGAGGGAGAAGCCAACTGTTGAACTTGTAAAGGTTACAGATGACATGAAGGCTTTTAAAGCTTATTACAAGCTTCGACTTGAACGCACAAACAAACGCCATTATGGTGCCAGACTGAAGAAGGCTGCCGAAGCTGAGAAGGAAGACAAAAAGTGA